In Oscillatoria acuminata PCC 6304, a single window of DNA contains:
- the mnmA gene encoding tRNA 2-thiouridine(34) synthase MnmA, with the protein MSKVVVGLSGGVDSSTAAAILHHQGYEVIGLTLWLMKGKGQCCSEGMVDAASLCEELDIPHHIVDTRQLFQEKIVDYIVAGYSAGFTPLPCSQCNRAVKFGPMLSYAQEELGVDKIATGHYARVNYNEETGRYELLRAVDRHKDQSYFLYDLTQKLLAGCMFPLGEITKTETRRIAADYGLQTAEKPESQDLCLVEAHGSMQTFLEQYIQPQKGEIVDVQGKVLGQHDGIHRYTIGQRKGIGVAAAEPLYVVALDAMKNRVIVGDRESATEPSFTVDRVNWVSIAPPTAPIRAEVQIRYRTSPVLVTVIPEDRGHRAKLVFDEPQFGVTPGQAAVWYEGDRVLGGGIIEQLS; encoded by the coding sequence ATGAGCAAAGTCGTCGTTGGCCTCTCCGGTGGAGTGGATAGTTCTACCGCAGCCGCCATCCTACATCATCAAGGATATGAAGTCATTGGTCTTACCCTGTGGTTAATGAAGGGGAAAGGTCAATGCTGCTCTGAGGGGATGGTCGATGCTGCCTCGCTTTGTGAAGAGTTGGACATTCCCCATCACATCGTCGATACTCGCCAATTATTTCAAGAAAAAATTGTCGATTACATTGTGGCGGGATATAGTGCCGGGTTTACCCCGTTACCCTGTTCCCAGTGCAATCGGGCCGTAAAATTTGGCCCCATGTTAAGTTATGCCCAGGAAGAACTCGGGGTTGACAAAATTGCCACGGGACACTATGCCCGAGTCAACTATAACGAAGAGACGGGACGGTATGAATTACTGCGGGCCGTCGATCGCCATAAAGATCAATCTTACTTTTTGTATGATTTAACCCAAAAATTGCTGGCGGGATGTATGTTTCCCTTGGGTGAAATCACCAAGACGGAAACCAGGCGGATTGCGGCGGACTATGGACTGCAAACGGCTGAAAAGCCGGAAAGTCAAGACTTATGCTTAGTGGAAGCCCACGGGTCAATGCAGACCTTTTTGGAACAGTACATTCAGCCCCAAAAAGGGGAGATTGTAGATGTCCAGGGGAAGGTCCTCGGACAGCATGACGGCATCCATCGCTACACCATTGGACAGCGCAAAGGGATCGGTGTTGCGGCAGCAGAGCCCTTGTATGTGGTGGCATTGGATGCAATGAAAAATCGGGTGATTGTCGGCGATCGCGAGTCAGCGACTGAACCGAGTTTCACTGTGGATCGCGTCAATTGGGTGTCGATCGCCCCTCCAACTGCACCGATTCGGGCAGAAGTTCAGATTCGGTATCGGACCTCGCCCGTTCTGGTAACGGTGATTCCTGAAGATCGCGGACATCGCGCCAAACTGGTGTTTGATGAACCGCAGTTTGGGGTCACCCCTGGACAAGCAGCGGTTTGGTATGAGGGCGATCGCGTCCTCGGTGGCGGGATTATTGAACAGTTATCCTAG
- a CDS encoding addiction module protein: MNTEFTQVFELALSEKLQLLEDLWDSIAEAPEQIPVLNWQKEELATRKAAYLQNPESGSSWEAAKARIRNGQ, translated from the coding sequence ATGAACACAGAGTTCACTCAAGTTTTTGAGTTAGCCCTCTCGGAAAAGTTGCAACTTTTAGAAGACTTATGGGACAGCATTGCCGAAGCCCCAGAGCAAATTCCTGTGCTGAACTGGCAAAAAGAAGAATTAGCGACAAGAAAGGCTGCCTATTTGCAGAATCCTGAGTCCGGCAGTTCATGGGAAGCCGCGAAAGCACGAATTCGCAACGGGCAGTAG
- a CDS encoding type II toxin-antitoxin system RelE/ParE family toxin encodes MPEAEQDVAQAFGWYEEQEFGLGEEFLRCIDACIQFIWRSPGIYPVVHESYRRAVVRRFPYVVFYEYSDTTVMIYAVFHCSQNPKKWRSRLE; translated from the coding sequence TTGCCAGAGGCAGAACAAGATGTAGCCCAGGCTTTTGGGTGGTATGAAGAACAGGAATTTGGCTTGGGCGAAGAATTTCTACGTTGTATTGATGCTTGTATTCAGTTTATTTGGAGAAGCCCAGGGATTTATCCCGTCGTCCATGAAAGCTATCGAAGGGCTGTAGTTCGCCGCTTCCCTTATGTTGTGTTCTATGAATATTCAGATACTACAGTGATGATTTACGCTGTTTTTCACTGTTCTCAAAACCCGAAAAAATGGCGTAGTCGGCTTGAATAG
- a CDS encoding bifunctional ADP-dependent NAD(P)H-hydrate dehydratase/NAD(P)H-hydrate epimerase, which translates to MTPQQNRQHQIHQVIVTSAQMSAIEGRLFAAGMPVAALMEKVAQAVFQRVVALYPRPRVRRVGVLVGPGHNGGDALVVARELHFAGYEVRIYRPLAKSKELTGQHGEYVASLGVEFFDQIEPLLDCDLIVDGLFGFGLERSISGELAQGIDRLNEQSQPVISIDLPSGLHTDTGAVLGTAIQANHTFCLGLWKLGLFHDQALAYVGKAELIDFDIPVKDIQVVLGDRNPIHRITSAVALAHLPLPRPQLTHKYKEGHLLAICGSQRYMGAALLCGLGAKASGVGMLTIAVPKSLKPYMSQQLADALIVGCPETASGAIADLPDSIDLSSFDAIACGCGLTLDGMEVVQAVLDSDRPLILDADGLNALAQLGTIPTLSQRAAFTLLTPHPGEFKRLFPNAQDEAEDLVRALRRASEQSGAVVMLKQARTAIGYPDGSVWINPESTPALARGGSGDVLTGLSSGLMAQAIARKLPVEPLVQTAVWWHAQAAISAAGVRTELGVDAVMLSEYLLRVLPEFVRSGNDLERRSE; encoded by the coding sequence GTGACTCCACAACAAAACCGCCAACATCAAATTCATCAAGTCATCGTGACTTCAGCGCAAATGAGCGCCATTGAAGGACGACTCTTTGCTGCCGGAATGCCGGTAGCTGCATTGATGGAAAAGGTGGCCCAGGCCGTTTTTCAGCGCGTAGTTGCCCTCTATCCTCGTCCCCGAGTCCGGCGAGTTGGGGTTTTGGTGGGTCCGGGTCACAATGGCGGGGATGCTTTGGTGGTTGCCCGAGAGTTACATTTTGCCGGATATGAGGTGCGGATTTATCGACCCCTTGCTAAAAGTAAGGAGTTGACAGGGCAGCATGGGGAATATGTGGCAAGTTTGGGGGTGGAGTTTTTTGACCAAATCGAACCGCTTCTGGATTGCGATTTGATTGTTGATGGATTATTTGGATTCGGATTAGAACGGTCAATTTCTGGGGAGCTTGCTCAGGGAATTGACCGATTAAATGAACAGTCTCAACCCGTGATTAGTATTGATTTACCCTCGGGTTTGCATACAGATACGGGAGCAGTTTTAGGAACAGCAATTCAGGCTAACCATACCTTTTGCTTGGGATTATGGAAGTTAGGACTATTTCATGATCAAGCGTTGGCTTATGTGGGAAAGGCGGAATTAATTGATTTTGATATCCCCGTGAAGGATATTCAGGTGGTGTTAGGCGATCGCAATCCTATCCACCGAATTACCTCAGCAGTGGCACTCGCCCACCTCCCCCTTCCCCGTCCCCAATTAACCCACAAGTATAAGGAAGGACATCTCCTGGCAATCTGTGGTTCTCAACGATATATGGGTGCAGCCCTATTATGTGGATTGGGTGCGAAGGCATCAGGGGTGGGAATGTTGACGATCGCCGTTCCCAAGTCGCTCAAACCTTACATGAGTCAGCAATTAGCCGATGCGCTGATTGTTGGATGCCCAGAAACAGCATCCGGGGCGATCGCAGATTTGCCCGATAGCATCGACTTGAGTTCCTTTGATGCGATCGCCTGTGGCTGTGGCTTGACCCTGGATGGGATGGAAGTAGTTCAAGCAGTCTTAGACAGCGATCGGCCCTTGATTTTAGATGCCGATGGATTAAATGCTTTAGCGCAATTGGGGACCATTCCCACCCTGTCTCAACGAGCAGCCTTTACTCTGTTGACCCCCCATCCGGGAGAATTTAAGCGTCTGTTTCCCAATGCTCAGGACGAAGCTGAGGATTTGGTGAGGGCCTTGCGTCGGGCTTCTGAGCAAAGTGGGGCGGTGGTGATGCTCAAACAAGCGAGAACGGCGATCGGCTATCCCGATGGATCGGTTTGGATTAACCCTGAAAGCACCCCGGCATTGGCAAGAGGTGGCAGTGGCGATGTTTTAACCGGGTTATCCAGTGGCTTAATGGCTCAGGCGATCGCTCGAAAGCTACCCGTAGAACCCCTGGTGCAAACCGCAGTATGGTGGCACGCCCAAGCTGCCATTTCTGCTGCTGGTGTTCGCACGGAGTTAGGAGTAGATGCGGTGATGTTAAGCGAGTATTTACTACGGGTGTTGCCGGAGTTCGTGCGATCGGGCAATGACTTGGAAAGAAGATCCGAATGA
- a CDS encoding FkbM family methyltransferase, translated as MLKSLIKSLVSAAGYQIVAKNVITGLGVDPFCDINKILSDSEYNSHLIRQSIDIIFDIGANIGQTSIKLAKKFPNSEIHCFEPVQKTFEELEANVKPYKNIHPYCLGFGKKKEKKEIYIYSKSVLASCIPKSPVISSRKSCAVATLELETIDDYCHKHQISSIDLLKVDTEGFDFEVIQGAQELIENKRINFIYFEFFYVGNDHSTKLGGRLIDVHNFLVPCGYRPVSFYTDFIHNKHIAGCYNALYMRW; from the coding sequence ATGCTTAAAAGTCTCATCAAATCACTGGTATCAGCCGCTGGTTATCAAATAGTAGCTAAAAACGTGATTACTGGATTGGGAGTAGATCCCTTCTGTGATATTAACAAAATTTTATCGGACAGCGAGTATAATTCCCACTTAATTCGCCAATCTATTGACATTATATTTGATATCGGTGCCAATATTGGTCAAACTTCAATTAAGTTAGCCAAAAAATTTCCCAATTCTGAAATTCACTGTTTTGAGCCCGTTCAAAAAACATTTGAAGAACTGGAGGCTAACGTTAAACCTTACAAAAACATCCATCCTTATTGCTTAGGATTTGGCAAAAAGAAGGAGAAAAAAGAAATATACATTTACTCCAAGTCTGTTCTGGCCTCTTGTATTCCCAAGTCTCCGGTCATCTCATCCCGCAAGAGTTGTGCTGTTGCCACATTAGAGCTAGAAACGATAGATGACTACTGTCATAAACATCAGATTAGTTCGATTGATCTGCTTAAAGTCGATACAGAGGGGTTTGACTTTGAAGTGATTCAGGGCGCACAAGAACTAATAGAGAATAAACGGATTAATTTTATCTACTTTGAGTTTTTCTATGTCGGTAATGATCATAGTACCAAGCTCGGAGGGAGATTGATAGATGTTCACAATTTTTTGGTTCCCTGTGGCTATCGACCTGTTTCTTTCTATACGGATTTTATTCATAACAAACATATAGCCGGTTGCTATAATGCGCTCTATATGCGATGGTAA